The genomic window CCAGTCGCCGACCGGACTTCAGTACCGGAGTGCTAGGCGCGGATAGTGCTGCGGCGGGAGGTGTTCCGTGGGTGGCGGTTTCTAGCGTCGGGGCATGCTCACAACACAATTCGGTGCGGGGCTCGTGGAGCCGCCTTCGGCGCGGCATCGCCGTAGCGGCGCGGCTACCCGCCTGCATCGGCCGCTGGCCTGGATGACGTTCACGATGGCCGCGCTGACCGGCTGCGCCCTGGTGGGGATGTTCGTCGACGACCGGATGCTGCTCGGCGAGTCGGTCTGGCTGAAACCGATGAAGTTCGGTTTCGCGTTCGCGCTCTACGGGCTCACGCTGGCGTGGCTGTTGTCGTTGCCGCACAAGGGAAGCCGGGCGACCTGGTGGTTGGGCACGGTATTCGCGGTGACCGGTTTTCTCGATGTCGGCTTCATCGCCGTGCAAGCGGCGCGTGGCACGTTCAGTCATTTCAACAACTTCGATGCCGACCCAGTCAATGCGATCGGGCAGCAGATCTTCATGTCCGGTGTGCCCGGGCTGTTCCTCGCGAATCTGGTCATCGTGGTGATCCTGTCGTGGCAGCGTCTGGTGGACCGGCCGACGACGCGCGCGATTCACTTCGGGCTGGCCCTGGCCGTCGCAGGAATGGCTATGGGCTATCTGATGGGTTACACCGGTAAGCAGCTCGTGCGCGACGCCGACGGAAAGGTGATCGAGCTGGTCGCGGGCCACACCGTCCTCGACCCCGCGAGCCGCGACCTCTCACCCCGCGACGCCGCGCCGGGCATGCCGATCACCCACTGGAGCACGATCGGCGGCGACCTGCGTGTGCCCCACTTCGTCGGGTTGCACGGCATTCAAGTGCTGCTGCTCGCCGTTGTCGTACTGGCTTGGCTGGCCCCGCGCTACCCCTGGCTGCGCGCCGAACGCACCCGCGCCGCCGTCATCGGCGTGCTCGGCCTCGGCTACACCGGTCTCTTGGCCATCGTGTTCTTCCAGGCGATGCGCGCCCAGTCCCTCGTCCACCCGGACAGCACCACCCTGGCCGCGTTCGCCGGACTCACCGCGGGGGTCGCTGCGCTGCTCGGTTCCGTGTACTGGAAAGGCCGCGCCGCTGTGCGCCACGAGTCGGAACTGTGACTACCCGGGTCAGCGCAGCCGTTCGGCGTCGCGGGTGAGCTCGACCAAGGTTTTGCCGAGGGTGGCCAGTTCCTCGGTGCTCGCGCCTTCTTCGATGGCGATGGCGACATCCTCGGCGGCGCAGCGGGCGGCGAACCAGCGGTCGGCCAGGTCGGCGGCCTCCTGGGCGCTGAGCACGACGGAGTCGTCCGGAATCCCGGTTCCCTTCAGACTGTTGCGATGCTCGTAGGCGCGTTGGCGACAGGACTGGCGGCAGTATCGGCGACGACGCCCGGCCTCCGACTCCACGATCTCCCGGCCACACCACAGACAGGACAGCAAGCGCCGCGACATGACGCAGAACCTTAATGCTTCGACGGCTCGAAGCGGCTCAGCGACCCCCGCGAACCGCCGGACGACGGGCGCGGCGAGATCGGCGCGCCGTTGGCACTACAATGGAACGGTTCCGCGGCCCGTCGGGAACTATCGGCGCAGGCCCGTTCGTTGCACATAAGGTCCAGCGAGCACCAGACGCTCGTACGGTCGCAGCAACAAGACTCGAGCACACAGGGAGAGGCACACCATGGCAGATCGCGTACTCCGGGGCAGTCGGCTCGGAGCGGTGAGCTACGAGACCGATCGCGACCACGACCTGGCTCCGCGTCGGATCGCCCGGTACCGCACCGACAACGGTGAAGAATTCGACGTCCCGTTCGCCGACGACGCCGAGATCCCCCCGACGTGGCTGTGCCGCAACGGTCAGGAAGGCATGCTGATCGAGGGCACCACCGTCGAGACCAAGAAGGTCAAGCCGCCGCGCACGCACTGGGACATGCTGCTGGAGCGCCGCAGCAAGGAAGAGCTCGAGGAACTCCTCAAGGAGCGCCTCGACCTCCTCAAGACCCGCCGCCGCGTCTAGCTGACCCGAAAAGGCCGCCTTCGACGAAGGCGGCCTTTTGCATCGCTAGTGGCTGGCGACCTTGCGGTAGCGCAGTAGGGCCAGCGGGACGGCGATGACGAGGATGGCGAGGGAGCAGCCGACTGCGTATTCGACGCAGTGGTCGGCGGCCCAGCCGGTGGCGGGGGCGAAGCTGGGTGGGGCGCTGTTGTCGAAGAGTTTGCGGCCCGCGGCGGAGACGGCGGTGATCGGGTTCCACTCCGCGATGGTGCGCAGTGGGCCGGGCAGGGTCTCGGCGGAGATGAAGGCCGAGGAGATGAACGACAGCGGGAACAGCCAGATCAGGCCCGCGCTCTGCGCCACCTCGACATTCGGTGACAGCAGCCCCGTCAACGCGCCGACCCAGGACATGGCGAAGGCGAACAGCAGGATCACACCGAAAGCGAGTGCGGCGTCGGCGATTCCGCCGTTGATCCGCCAGCCCACCACATAACCGCAACCGACCATCACGGCGACACTGAGCACATTGACCACCAGATCGGACAGGGTGCGCCCCATCAGCACCGCGAGCCGCGACATCGGCAGCGTTCGCATCCGGTCGATGATGCCCTTCTGCAAGTCACCGGCCAGGCCGACGGTGGTGAACGCCGCATTGAAAGCGACTGTCTGCGTGAAGATTCCGGCCAGCAGGAATTCCCGGTACTGACTGCCGCCCAGCGATGCCCCGAAGATGTAGGCGAACAGGAACACGAACATCAGCGGCTGAATCGTCGCGGTCACCAGCAAGGTGGGCACCCGCAAAATGGTCAGGAGATTGCGGTAGGCGACGATCGCGCTGTCCCGGAAGATCCGCAGCCGCGGCCCCGAATCGAACTGGACCACTTGCGTTTTCGGGACATCCACCACAGCGGTCACGACAAAATCTCCTCTTGTACGTCATCGGTTTCTGGCTGCCGGTCGGCCGCGTGGGCGGTGGTACCGGTGAGGGACAGGAATACGTCGTCGAGGCTCGGCCGGTGCACATTGGCGTCCACCACGCAGACACCCGCGTCGTCGAGCCTGCGCAGTGCCTCGACCATGGTGCGCGAGCCGTCACCGACCACGATCGACGCCTCGTCGGTGCCCGCCTCGTGGCTCGGCTCGCCGATACCGACCTGTGCGAGCACGGTCAGGGCGGGCTCGACGTCCTGTCCGGCGGCGAGGGTGACGGTGAGCCGGTCGCCGCCGATGGACATCTTCAGCTCGTCCGCGGAGCCGCGCGCGATCACCCGCCCGCGGTCGATAACGGTGATCCGGTCCGCGAGCAGGTCGGCTTCTTCCAGGTACTGGGTGGTGAGCAGCACGGTGGTGCCGTCGTCGACCAGCTCGCCGATGACGCGCCACATGTCGAGTCGGCCGCGCGGATCGAGTCCGGTGGTCGGCTCGTCCAGCACCACCACCGCGGGCCGGGCCACCAGCGCGCCTGCCAGGTCCAGCCGCCGCGCCATGCCGCCGGAGTAGGTGCCCGCCCTGCGGTGCGCCGCGTGGTCCAACCCGAGCGCCGTCAACAGGTCCGTCGCCCGCGCGGCGGCTTGCCGCTGCGACATCCCGTACAGGCGGGCGACCATCCGCAGGTTCTCGTAGCCGGACAGGTTCGCGTCGACCGCGGCGTACTGACCGGACAGGCCGATCCGCCGCCGCGCCGCCCCGGGATTGCGCAGCACATCCACCCCGGCCACCCGAACCGACCCCGCGCACGGGCGCAGCAGGGTGGTGACGATGCGGACGGTCGTGGTCTTGCCCGCACCGTTGGGTCCGAGTAGACCCATTACCGTTCCGGTCGGTATCTGCAGGTCGATCTGGTCGAGCACCCGGATCTTGCCGTAATTTTTGACCAGGCCAAGTACTTCCACTGCCAAGCTCACCTCGTCACCTCCGCGCACTCCCCCGTCTGCCCACTCACCGTTGCTTCTCCTTCTTTCTGGTACCGACGGCGGTCGTCTCGAGGTGCGCACCGTTCTCGGCGCACTTCGCCGGTACCGTCCCGTTGGTCTGCTGCACCAGCTCACCGTCCAGCGCGCGGCGCAGCACCGACCCGATCGCGGCGAGCGATTCGGGGGCGGTCATCGCCGAGTGCCGGCACGGCAGTTCGTGGTCGTGGATCTCGCCGGTGACGAACGGCTGCCAGGCGGCCGCGCGGCGCTCGGGGTCGGCCCGGTTGATCGCGTCCGCCGCGGCGGTGAAGAACAGCAGGTCGCCGTGGAAGACGCGAGGCCGGAAGCCGTGCGCGAGCAGGGTGCCGTTGGTGTAGCCGGCGTAGAGCCGCTCGAGGTGCTCGACGGTGAGCGCCGCGAACGGACCGGGCCTGGCACGCAGCAGCTCCGCCGCGTCGCGCAGGTTCATCGCCGGATCGAGGGGCGCGTCGAGTTGGTCGCTGCCGAATTCCTCGATGATCTCGGCCACGCTCGGAATCGCGTGCTCGAGCCATGCGTCGGAGAGCCGGTAGCTGTCCATCATCGACAGCAGTGCGACCTCATCGCCATCCGCCTGCAATCGCACCGCCACCTCGTGCGCGATCAACCCGCCCAACGACCAGCCGAGCAGGTGGTAGGGCCCGGTCGGCTGGATCGACTTGATATGTGCCACATACTGTCCGGCGGCCTCGGTGATCGAGGCGAAGCCGTCCTCGCCGGCCACGTGCGGCGCCTGCAATCCGTACACCGGACGGTCCGGCGCGAGGTGTCCGAGCAGCCCCGAGTAGCACCAGGCCAGGCCGATCGCGGGATGGATGCAGAACAGCGGTGCCGCCGCGCCGTTGGGCCGGATCGGCAGTACCGGTCCCAGCGCCGCGGCGATGCCCGCGCCCGCACCGTCGAGGCGAGCCGCGATGGCGGCCGGGGTCGCCTCGCCGAACATCGACTGCACCGGCAGGTCCAGACCGTTGGCCCGCACCTGCGCAACGACTTTCGTCGCCAGCAGCGAGTTGCCGCCGAGTTCGAAGAACCCGTCGTCGGCGCCCACCGATTCCACGCCGAGCACCGTCGCGAAGGCCGCGCACAGTGCCGCCTCGGTCGGGGTGCTCGGCGCCCGGTAGCCGTCGGCGGCGGCGAACATCGGTTCCGGCAGCGCTTTTCGGTCCAGCTTGCCGACCGGGCTGAGCGGCACCTGGTCGAGCAGCATGATCGCTTGCGGCACCATGTAATTCGGCACCAGCTCGGCCACGTGGTCGGTGAGCTCGGCCGCGGTCAGCTCGGTTCCGTTGCGCGCCTTGACATAGGACACCAGCGCGGTGGAACCCGCGGGCGTGCGATGCCCGATGGTGGTGGCGAACTCCACGCCGCGGTGCCGTGCCAGCGCCGCGTCGATCTCGCCGAGTTCGATCCGGAAGCCACGGATCTTGACCTGATGGTCGGTGCGACCGACGTACTCGATCTCCCGCCCGGAGCCGGTGCAGCGGCCAGCGGCCAGCGAACCCTGCCCGGACCACCAGCGCACCAGATCACCGGTCCGGTACATCCGCTCGCCCGGTTTGCCGTACGGATTCGCCACGAACCGCTGCGCCGTCAGGCCGGGCCGATTCAGGTAGCCGCGGGCCAGCGCGGAACCGGACAGGTGCAACTCGCCGGTGACACCGACCGGGGCCGGGTGCAGCCGCGCGTCCAGGATGGTCGCGCTGACGCCGCGGATCGGCCCGCCGATGGTGATCGGCCCGCCCGGCGTCATCGGCTGAGAGATCACCGTGACGATGGTCGTCTCGGTGGGCCCGTACACGTTGTACAGGTTGCGGTTCGGCGCCCACCGGGTGACCAGGTCCGGCGGCAAGGCCTCGCCGCCGACCAGCACGTGCCGCAATTCGGTGACGCCGGTCGGGTCGACCGTGCCGAGCGCCGAGGTGGTGATGAACGCGTGCGTGATCGCCTCATCGATGAACACCCTGGCCAGGTCGGCCCCGCCGACCACACCGGGCGGCGTGATCACCAGGGTGGCCCCGCCACCGAGTGCGAGCAACAGGTCGAGCATCGCCGCGTCGAAGCTCGGTGTCGCGAAATGCAGGACGCGGCAACCGGGCCGGACGTCGAACCGCTGCGCGGTCTCGGCGGCGAAATTGGACAGACCACCGTGGGTGACCACCACACCCTTCGGCGTGCCGGTCGAGCCGGACGTGTAGATCACGTAGGCCGGGTTGTCCATCCGCAGCGGCGCGATCCGTTCGGCCGCGGTGATCGGCGTGTCGGAGGCGTCCAGCACGAGTCCACGGAAGTGCGGGTCGTCCAGCACGATCCACTCCACCCCGCCGGGCAGCTCATTGTGGTAGTCACCGAGCGTGATGCCCAGTGCCGCACCGGAATCCGACAGCATGTGCGCGATCCGCGTGGCCGGATACAACGGGTCGACCGGCACGAACGCGGCACCGGCCTTGGCCACCGCGAGCACCGTGGCCACCGACTCGACCGACCGCGGAATACCCAGCGCCACCAGTGTTTCCGGGCCGACACCGCGCCGGATCAATACCCGCGCCAGCCGGTTCGTCCACCGGTCCAGCGCGTCGTAGCTCACCTGGGTGCCCTCCGCGCGCAACGCGATCCGCGAGCGATCGATATTCGCCGCCGCCTCGAACACCTCGGGCAGCGTGACCGGGCGGTCCGCCTCCGCACCACGCACCGGGGCCAGCCCGGACCATTCGGCGGGGTCGAGCAGTTCCAGATCCCCCACGGCGGTGGTCGGATTCGCGGCGACGGCGGCGAGCAGCCGGGTGAGCCGCTTGCCGAGCCGCAGCGCGGTCTGCTCGTCGAACAGATCGCTGGCGTAGTTCACCGACACCGTGATGCCCGCCGGATCCCGTTCCGGCGTCTGCGATTCGGTGAGGGTGAACTGCAGATCGAACTTGGCGATGCCGGTATCTATATCGGCGGCCTCGATCCGCAGATCGGGCAGCTCGAGCGCACTCACCGGCTGGTTCTGCACCGAGAGCATCACCTGGAACATCGGGTGATGCGCCTGGGACCGAGCCGGATTCAGCACCTCGACCAGCCGCTCGAACGGCAGGTCGGCATGCGCGAACGCGTCCAGGTCGGTGTCGCGGACGGTGTGCAGCAGATCGGTGAACCTGGCATCGGGGTCGATGCGGGTGCGCAGCACCAGCGTATTGACGAACATGCCGACCAGCCGGTCCAGCGCGGGATGGCCGCGACCGGCGATGGGCGTGCCGACGGTGATGTCGTCGGTCGCGGTCATCCGGTGCAGCAGCACCGCGAGCGCGGCGTGCAGCACCATGAACATGCTGACGTTGTTGCTGGTGGCGACCGTGCGCAGTTCCCGGTGCGTGAACGCGTCGACCGCGCACTCGACGAGCCCGCCGCGATAGGACGGCACCGGTGGCCTGCGCCGGTCCGCGGGGACGGTGAGCAGTTCGGGGATGCCGTCCAGGGTGCGCCGCCAGTAGCCGAGCTGACGGCTCAGCACCGAGTCGGGATCGTTCTCGGCGCCGAGCATG from Nocardia iowensis includes these protein-coding regions:
- a CDS encoding RNA polymerase-binding protein RbpA: MADRVLRGSRLGAVSYETDRDHDLAPRRIARYRTDNGEEFDVPFADDAEIPPTWLCRNGQEGMLIEGTTVETKKVKPPRTHWDMLLERRSKEELEELLKERLDLLKTRRRV
- a CDS encoding ABC transporter permease — encoded protein: MFRDSAIVAYRNLLTILRVPTLLVTATIQPLMFVFLFAYIFGASLGGSQYREFLLAGIFTQTVAFNAAFTTVGLAGDLQKGIIDRMRTLPMSRLAVLMGRTLSDLVVNVLSVAVMVGCGYVVGWRINGGIADAALAFGVILLFAFAMSWVGALTGLLSPNVEVAQSAGLIWLFPLSFISSAFISAETLPGPLRTIAEWNPITAVSAAGRKLFDNSAPPSFAPATGWAADHCVEYAVGCSLAILVIAVPLALLRYRKVASH
- a CDS encoding ATP-binding cassette domain-containing protein — encoded protein: MSLAVEVLGLVKNYGKIRVLDQIDLQIPTGTVMGLLGPNGAGKTTTVRIVTTLLRPCAGSVRVAGVDVLRNPGAARRRIGLSGQYAAVDANLSGYENLRMVARLYGMSQRQAAARATDLLTALGLDHAAHRRAGTYSGGMARRLDLAGALVARPAVVVLDEPTTGLDPRGRLDMWRVIGELVDDGTTVLLTTQYLEEADLLADRITVIDRGRVIARGSADELKMSIGGDRLTVTLAAGQDVEPALTVLAQVGIGEPSHEAGTDEASIVVGDGSRTMVEALRRLDDAGVCVVDANVHRPSLDDVFLSLTGTTAHAADRQPETDDVQEEILS